The Engraulis encrasicolus isolate BLACKSEA-1 chromosome 11, IST_EnEncr_1.0, whole genome shotgun sequence nucleotide sequence GATGCTGCACGTCTGAATTATGATGTTCTCTATGTAATTAGGTGGCAGAATTTGCCCTCCgcaggggcctacagcaacctttagcctaggggccccgggccattttaATCCACCCCTGTGTGTTGTTCAGGCCAAGAGACACGTCCAATGCTTTCACTTGGTTTTAGTTTGTTTTTGGACACGGTAGACTGCCTGAGTTCCTCTGACTTGCCCGTGCTGGCCCACTCTCTGTCCacttccattctcctcctcctactttgCACTGTATAGGGTTGGCAAGTGTGACGTCACGGATCCAAATCCCCAGCTCCCAATGTATACTGTAATGATAACAGCCAATGTTCACGGTTGGATTGTAAAACGCCTGCTAAGGTTACGAAGACACGGAACACATCGTTGAAAAGACGAAACCACGCGGATTCATCTGCATTTTAAAGTAAGTCGATCAGACCTGTATATCTCATTCAATAAACTCCATGAAAGTGCGACCAGCAAAAAGGACCCAGTGCTGTTTGTGCTAACGTTAGCCGCCGGCGGGAACATAAACAGAAATTCTAAACACAGTGAACGTTAACGACAGGTAATATCTAGTGATTGCTATACGAAAATGTCTACTGCTAAGGAGCCAGTCACATTTTTCACCGTGACTTCGTATTTCGCCAGCCATCCGAAGTCAGTTAAAAAGGGACTGAACTCCTACAACTCAAATAGAGTGATTAGTGTCAATGTTATGTCAGGTGGCAGcttgaaaggaaaagtgcaggcgtctatgaagaaaaaagaatatgaggtggaggtgaggcgaAACATTAGCTAAATATGTGGGTGTCGACTTGAAAACCGATATAACTGTTGACGTTTACTATGTGAAATATGTTCAATCTATGTCAGTTAAGCAACATGGTTTCGTTATCGGTGAGAAATGGTTGTCTATCCACAGAGTGCTAGTTGGTACAGTGGCGCTATCTAGTGGTCGTCTAAACTTAAATATCAAAGTGCTCAAGCTGTTCCCTCAGCGGcgatttatgttatgttatgttcttgtatgcctacgaccatggctctattttttttttatcacctgccaaaatgttgaaagtatgttattcttgccatagcctacacacactcactgatgggtaaaaatggctggtacgttttttccagccaaagtgacttttcaccagcatttggctggtgttaatttagagcctggctttggactaagaaaagttgtgttcatctaggtgcatgtagaggatcaggaggtgacggacagcaggtgtacatgtgctgttggtctagccaagtgccaccacattgcagccctcctcatttgggcggagaagaacatgacccggacggatgtggagtgtgtgtgtggagaaggcctACAGCACCCAAAACAGAGGACGTTGTGGCCAAGAGGCTGTCTGTGATGGCACCTTCGACATCAAAAGGTTAGTAGCCCAGCCTACTTGGAATAATGACTCACAACCACAAAATATTTATCACCAGTTATCCATGCTTTCTGCTTTGATGTTGAACCTACATGGACCTACATTTTCTTTACATATTAAATTGAATtatattttatgcatttatttcagcTGGAATTAAGCGCCCAGTGACCGAAGAAGACAAAGGCTGGACAAGGCAGTCTTTGGCGCAATTTGGGCGTTTCACAGGTCTGGGCTTTATTTTAGCCCCAGAAATACATCAggtatgctttctgttttttatatttttgatgTATTGTTATAATCATCCCAAGGTCTATACATTCTCTCGACTAGGAGTGTCGTGATAACCAAAAtacctgacaatgacaataataatctaacacttggaaatccaaaataatactgtacgataggctaccagattactgaggcctactgtacacagttaGCATTTACAACTTCTCATGTCAAAGCTGCAATCGTAGTGAATAGCTGAACAAATTCATTTCTACAATGACAAATCCACACTGACTATTTCCTCATCACTTCAGAATGACGGCCAAACCAGAGGGCACAAACACTCCTTGCATTTATTTTAGATATACTTTTTGCCTGTGCTGTGTAACCAACATATATTTGTGTGCCATATTGTTCTATGCATAAGTCTGTTTTTCCCTTGATAATTGTTGGGGCAGGAATTTGACCCATCCCTACCAGAGAAACTATTTGATGGGATACTGGCCAGTCAGGAGTACAGCGATGCTCAAGACAAAGAGGACTTCATCATGACGTCTCTTGCTGTCAGCCAGCAACAAAAAGAAGCCATCGAGAGGGCCACAGTTGGGCAGACGAGCAATGCATTATGGTAAGTACACATGGGCAACACAGCGCCAATGTTGGAGGatgtttattcagttatttgatattgtagaaaaagctgctcacagacatgagactcaattcattttgaaatggtaactttttgactttaaacacaaacaaataatgtaaatgtaatcgaCACTTGTACAATTATTCTGCTTGGGTCAGAAAGTTGCCATTTGGATTGACATGAGTTTTGTGTCGTATTTCCTTAATCATCTATGTGTCAACTAAAATGGCTTTCTCTGTAACAGGGCAGCATATCGCAAGAAGAGGATCACAGCGAGcaactttggtttggttttgtctgCAGTCAGAAGACAGTCTTTCCCACCTTCATTGTTCAAGACACTGCTGGGAGAATACAACCCCAAACAAGGAGCTCGTGTGAGTAGCGAACACACCGTGTAATTTTTTAGCCATTTACTAGGCTACCATTTACTAGGCTACTTTGctatttatttgcttttgattCTTACACTTGTGTTTCATTCTCTGTCCCCAGGCATGTGATTGGGGAATCGTGCACGAGAAAGAGGCCAAAAAGAAGTTCATGGAACAAAGTGGGGAGACCATCCTGGAGAAGGGACTGTTCCTGTCTGACAGTGGGCTGCTTGGGGCCTCCCCAGATGGACTTCTACTGTCCAGCAATTACCTTGTGGAGGTGAAATGCCCATATTCTGCCAGAGAGAAAACAATCGCTCAGGCAGCAGAGGCAAAGGACTTTTACCTGTACGTGGACCAAGTCACCGGGCTATTTAGGTTGAAGAACACCCACAACTACTGGCATCAGATTCAGGGCAACCTGCATCTGACAGAGGCTACCACCTGTCATCTAGTTGTATGGACAACTCAGGACATGGCCATTGTAGAGATTAAAAAAGACCCAGCCTGGGTCAGCAATCTTAAGGTCCTGGAAAATTTTTACAAGGACCATTTTCTGCCCCGTGCTCTCTTCAATAACAAATAAATGTTAACTTATTGAACTTATTTACTGAtatgtgtcatattttttttacacattctgaAATCAGGGGTTATGAAAGTCAGCATTGAATTTACACTGGACACAGCATGTGTCTTTAGGAAGTTGTCTCATCTTGCATCTAGCCTTACAAAGGGAATGTCCAAGTACTTGCAAGGTAATGAAAGAACCGCACACCGTGAGCTCCCATTTACTCTTTTATTTACTCTTCTCCCATTTACTCttactatttttttattccagtgatgtttcggaataaaaatggtgtaaatgggagcttatcagtgtgcagttctttcattaccttacaagtacttcacattttgaacctgcacccaaccaacaaaaaagaatgtggatgtgtgtgagattggacttgaatgcccaagtacttaacactgttctatgctccaaaatacttcatggtacattaactgaattatttccttaaagttatcttgttttgtccaacacctgcgccgctggaatgcccaagtacttatcttagatattcattctacattaaacaatattactgtgtgaatataatgcaaaagacaaacacaaattaagacatactataacatttatttatatacaatatTATGATAACTGATTATTTAT carries:
- the LOC134459052 gene encoding uncharacterized protein LOC134459052: MAPSTSKAGIKRPVTEEDKGWTRQSLAQFGRFTGLGFILAPEIHQEFDPSLPEKLFDGILASQEYSDAQDKEDFIMTSLAVSQQQKEAIERATVGQTSNALWAAYRKKRITASNFGLVLSAVRRQSFPPSLFKTLLGEYNPKQGARACDWGIVHEKEAKKKFMEQSGETILEKGLFLSDSGLLGASPDGLLLSSNYLVEVKCPYSAREKTIAQAAEAKDFYLYVDQVTGLFRLKNTHNYWHQIQGNLHLTEATTCHLVVWTTQDMAIVEIKKDPAWVSNLKVLENFYKDHFLPRALFNNK